The Cerasicoccus sp. TK19100 genome window below encodes:
- a CDS encoding AAA family ATPase: MANDEPEEIQALRQALSFSPENVALRQHLGARLMKLGRFSAAETEFRDALKIEANNSELNVLLAEAYFQQHKQSEALVVLESLERADRLTAQGKLLYARVLAQTTELVKAAKVYRDLLADHPNMQDESLDEELSPFLLEDSEDDADGPMRVPAGDIPGAGYLEKEAPDMTFDHVGGMDEVKDQIRMKVIHPLANADLFKAYGKSVGGGILLYGPPGCGKTLLARATAGEVKASFMAVGLHDVLDMWIGQSEKNLHEIFASARIHTPSVLFFDEVDALGASRSDLKQSAGRNTINQFLSELDGVDSNNDGLLILAATNAPWHLDSAFRRPGRFDRIIFVPPPDLPARAAILQVMLRDKPADRIDFEAVAKKTDGYSGADLKGLVDDAIEAKLEEAMKRGDLVPLTTKDLLKSAKRIKPSTREWFATAKNYALYANQSGLYDDILEHLKLKR, translated from the coding sequence ATGGCAAACGATGAACCTGAGGAAATTCAGGCGCTGCGGCAGGCGCTGTCATTCTCACCAGAGAATGTTGCATTGCGGCAGCATTTGGGCGCACGCCTGATGAAGCTCGGGCGCTTCTCGGCCGCCGAAACCGAGTTTCGCGACGCGCTCAAAATCGAGGCCAACAACAGCGAGCTAAACGTGCTCCTGGCCGAGGCTTACTTCCAGCAGCATAAGCAGTCCGAAGCCCTCGTGGTGCTGGAGTCACTGGAGCGCGCCGATCGCCTGACCGCACAGGGTAAGCTGCTCTACGCGCGCGTCTTGGCGCAAACGACCGAGCTCGTCAAAGCCGCAAAAGTTTACCGCGACCTGCTGGCGGACCATCCGAACATGCAGGACGAATCGCTCGACGAGGAACTTTCGCCCTTCCTTCTTGAAGACTCCGAGGACGACGCCGATGGCCCCATGCGCGTGCCCGCTGGCGATATCCCCGGTGCCGGTTATTTGGAAAAAGAAGCCCCGGATATGACCTTCGACCACGTAGGCGGCATGGACGAAGTCAAGGACCAGATCCGCATGAAGGTCATCCACCCGCTGGCCAATGCCGACCTCTTCAAGGCTTATGGCAAATCCGTTGGCGGCGGCATCCTGCTCTACGGCCCTCCCGGCTGCGGCAAGACACTGCTCGCCCGCGCGACCGCCGGCGAAGTCAAAGCCAGCTTCATGGCCGTCGGCCTCCACGATGTGCTCGATATGTGGATCGGCCAGAGCGAAAAGAACCTTCACGAAATTTTTGCCTCGGCCCGCATCCACACGCCCAGTGTGCTGTTTTTCGACGAAGTCGACGCGCTCGGTGCCAGCCGCTCCGACCTCAAACAAAGCGCCGGTCGCAACACGATTAACCAGTTTCTCTCCGAGCTGGATGGCGTCGATTCAAACAACGATGGCCTGCTAATCCTTGCCGCGACCAATGCCCCGTGGCACCTCGACTCGGCCTTCCGCCGCCCGGGCCGTTTTGACCGCATCATCTTCGTCCCCCCGCCTGACCTGCCCGCCCGCGCCGCGATCCTGCAAGTGATGCTGCGCGACAAGCCCGCAGACCGGATCGATTTCGAAGCCGTCGCCAAGAAGACTGATGGCTACTCCGGGGCGGACCTCAAGGGGCTGGTGGACGACGCCATCGAGGCCAAACTGGAAGAAGCCATGAAGCGCGGCGACCTCGTTCCGCTGACCACAAAGGACCTGTTAAAATCCGCCAAGCGCATCAAGCCGAGCACCCGCGAGTGGTTTGCCACGGCGAAAAATTACGCGCTCTACGCGAATCAGAGCGGCCTCTACGACGACATCCTTGAGCACCTGAAGCTGAAACGCTAA
- a CDS encoding tetratricopeptide repeat protein: protein MTDSLHRAFELLRIKRYKEAQSAAQEVLTKNPHSVGAHIIIAQAAMQLNQPHEALESVNRAIGMAPDEAECFVTRARIFLSQKRNKQARADCEKAIELDPNNAAVYGILAWSYGADGDWQNTLRFANEGLEKDPEEGNCVNARARALLYLNQGDQAFEAIGRALSRDPDDVYTHTNAGWAKLQAGDREAALNHFTEALRREPNYTYARDGLIAAMKARSPIYGALLAYSFFMTGLKPSMRIAVLVGAFVVYQISWRTLVSQGHLLLAGVIVTLWMGLVLLTWAGDAIFNLLLMLDRRGRQILSTSQKWISVAVGSTCVLGFATMISYFAFLGKNPLFLIGVGFLLCCLPLAYAGRLEGKKLNICVAISLVCMLLLSVSTIMHFMGFDIPQVHSVRDIAIYILVAFSWIGPAALSRNF, encoded by the coding sequence ATGACGGACTCACTACATCGCGCCTTCGAGCTGCTGAGAATCAAGCGCTACAAAGAAGCACAAAGCGCCGCTCAGGAAGTGCTGACTAAGAACCCGCATTCTGTGGGTGCGCACATCATCATTGCGCAAGCGGCCATGCAGCTGAACCAGCCACACGAAGCGCTGGAGTCGGTCAATCGGGCCATCGGCATGGCCCCAGACGAAGCCGAATGCTTCGTTACCCGGGCCCGCATTTTCCTGAGCCAAAAGCGCAACAAACAGGCTCGCGCCGACTGCGAAAAAGCCATTGAGCTCGACCCCAACAATGCGGCGGTTTACGGCATTCTCGCTTGGAGCTACGGTGCCGACGGCGACTGGCAAAACACACTGCGTTTTGCCAACGAAGGACTCGAAAAAGATCCGGAAGAAGGCAATTGCGTGAACGCCCGCGCCCGCGCCCTGCTCTATCTGAACCAAGGCGACCAGGCCTTTGAAGCCATTGGCCGCGCGCTCTCCCGCGACCCCGACGATGTTTACACCCATACCAATGCCGGGTGGGCCAAGCTCCAGGCGGGTGACCGCGAGGCCGCGCTCAACCACTTTACCGAGGCCCTCCGCCGCGAGCCGAACTACACCTACGCGCGCGATGGCCTGATCGCCGCCATGAAGGCGCGCAGCCCGATCTATGGGGCGCTGCTGGCCTATTCCTTTTTCATGACCGGGCTGAAGCCCAGCATGCGGATCGCAGTCTTGGTGGGGGCCTTTGTTGTCTATCAAATCTCTTGGCGAACTCTCGTCTCCCAAGGTCACCTGCTACTGGCGGGCGTCATCGTAACCCTATGGATGGGCCTCGTGTTGCTCACTTGGGCCGGCGATGCGATCTTCAATCTACTGCTGATGCTCGACCGACGCGGACGGCAGATTCTCAGTACCAGCCAAAAATGGATTTCCGTCGCGGTCGGCTCCACGTGCGTGCTCGGCTTCGCCACGATGATTTCCTACTTCGCATTTCTCGGCAAAAACCCGTTGTTCCTGATCGGCGTGGGCTTCCTGCTCTGCTGTTTGCCGCTGGCTTACGCGGGGCGGCTAGAGGGCAAAAAGCTCAACATCTGCGTGGCGATTTCGCTCGTTTGTATGCTGTTGCTATCCGTCTCGACGATCATGCATTTCATGGGCTTCGACATCCCGCAAGTCCACTCCGTGCGCGACATCGCCATTTACATCCTCGTCGCCTTCAGTTGGATCGGCCCCGCCGCGCTCTCGCGTAATTTCTAA
- a CDS encoding class I SAM-dependent rRNA methyltransferase: MPELQLKPGKGPRALHGHPWAYASDVKGLLPDAANGKAVELKDSRGKSLGMGLYNGHSQIVWRRYSRDAVKLDAAYLESAIGAAIERRSDDAFRRVVWSEADGLPGLVVDQFADVLVVQLLTLGMDDRRAEIEAALEKHLSPREIIYRNDAPSRQHEGLRMETTTRSGERLPAQWFEIDGVAYYLDLYAGQKTGFYLDQRREHLRIAGLANGRRVLDAFCNQGAFGLQCAKAGAASVLALDISADCIKATKLNAGKNQLTVEAQEANVFDWFTQNRDGQFDLIVLDPPSFARNKKAVAGALRGYKELNLRAMRLLSPGGILASYSCSANVGLNEFLDVAQQAAADAKRDVRLMEITGQPADHPALLNMPESHYLKGMVLEVR, translated from the coding sequence ATGCCGGAACTCCAACTTAAGCCCGGTAAGGGGCCTCGCGCGTTGCACGGTCACCCGTGGGCGTACGCCAGTGATGTAAAAGGGCTGCTGCCCGACGCAGCCAACGGTAAGGCCGTTGAGCTGAAAGACTCGCGGGGCAAAAGCCTCGGAATGGGGCTTTACAATGGCCACTCGCAGATTGTCTGGCGTCGCTATTCACGTGACGCGGTGAAGCTGGATGCCGCCTATCTGGAAAGCGCGATCGGTGCCGCAATTGAGCGCCGCAGCGACGATGCGTTTCGCCGTGTCGTGTGGTCGGAGGCCGATGGCTTGCCCGGCCTCGTGGTGGATCAGTTTGCCGACGTGCTTGTGGTGCAGCTTTTGACGCTGGGGATGGACGACCGCCGCGCCGAGATCGAAGCCGCGTTGGAGAAACACCTGTCGCCGCGTGAGATCATTTACCGCAACGACGCCCCGAGTCGCCAACACGAGGGCCTGCGCATGGAGACCACGACTCGCTCCGGCGAGCGCCTGCCAGCGCAGTGGTTCGAGATCGATGGCGTTGCGTATTATCTCGATTTGTATGCGGGGCAGAAGACGGGTTTCTACCTGGACCAGCGCCGCGAGCATTTGCGCATCGCCGGGCTGGCAAACGGACGGCGCGTGCTGGACGCGTTTTGCAACCAGGGTGCCTTCGGCCTGCAGTGTGCCAAGGCGGGCGCGGCCTCGGTGCTCGCATTGGATATCTCCGCCGACTGCATCAAGGCGACCAAGCTCAACGCAGGTAAAAACCAGCTGACTGTCGAGGCGCAGGAGGCGAACGTCTTTGATTGGTTCACGCAAAACCGTGACGGCCAGTTCGACCTGATCGTGCTCGATCCGCCAAGTTTCGCGCGGAACAAGAAGGCCGTAGCTGGTGCCTTGCGTGGCTACAAAGAGTTGAACCTGCGCGCGATGCGACTGCTGTCGCCGGGCGGAATTCTGGCCAGCTATTCGTGCTCAGCCAATGTCGGCCTGAACGAGTTTCTCGACGTGGCCCAGCAAGCTGCAGCGGACGCCAAGCGCGATGTGCGGTTGATGGAGATCACCGGTCAACCGGCGGACCACCCTGCGCTGCTCAACATGCCCGAAAGCCATTACCTCAAGGGTATGGTGCTGGAGGTGCGTTAA
- the gatA gene encoding Asp-tRNA(Asn)/Glu-tRNA(Gln) amidotransferase subunit GatA: MAEIYEQTAAALSDMLSKGEVSSKEIMAAYLSRIDNVDGKVRAFNSFDRDDALLQADAADKRRMDGLAVGPLDGIPVALKDVIAVKDQPLTASSNMLKDFVSPYDAHVTELLKRQGAVLFGRLNLDEFAMGSSTENSGFARTCNPWDLERIPGGSSGGSAAAVAAGEAPFTLGSDTGGSIRQPASLCGCVGMKPTYGLVSRYGLIAFASSLDQIGPFAKTVEDAALLLQGIVGHDRRDSTSINTPVPDYRAALKTDKKWRLGVPKEYFGEGLDPEVRAAIDAAIKSYESMGHEIVEVSLPTTELAVPVYYILAPAEASSNLSRYDGIRYGHRSQKAKDAIDVYYKSRAEGFGAEVKRRIILGAYVLSSGYYDAYYLKAQKARTIIRNDFNAAFEKCDALLTPTSPTAAFKAGEKTDDPLSMYLSDIFTINVNLAGLPGVSVPCGFTSGGLPIGLQIIGKAFEEAEMLAIAHAYEQQHDWSKRMPAL, encoded by the coding sequence ATGGCAGAAATTTACGAACAAACCGCCGCCGCGCTGAGCGATATGCTGAGCAAGGGCGAAGTCAGCTCCAAAGAAATCATGGCCGCCTACCTGTCGCGCATCGACAATGTCGATGGCAAGGTGCGCGCTTTTAATTCATTTGATCGCGATGATGCGCTGCTCCAAGCCGATGCGGCCGACAAGCGCCGGATGGATGGCCTCGCGGTCGGCCCGCTGGACGGCATTCCGGTGGCGCTCAAGGACGTGATCGCAGTCAAGGACCAACCGCTGACGGCGTCGAGCAACATGCTGAAGGACTTTGTTTCGCCCTACGATGCGCACGTTACCGAGCTGCTCAAGCGCCAGGGGGCAGTGCTCTTTGGCCGACTGAATTTGGACGAATTTGCCATGGGCTCCTCCACGGAGAACAGTGGCTTTGCGCGCACCTGCAATCCGTGGGATCTGGAGCGCATTCCGGGCGGTAGCTCGGGGGGCAGCGCCGCCGCAGTGGCCGCCGGCGAAGCGCCGTTTACGCTGGGCAGTGACACCGGTGGCTCGATTCGTCAGCCGGCGTCGCTTTGTGGCTGTGTGGGCATGAAGCCGACCTACGGCCTGGTGTCGCGCTACGGACTGATCGCCTTTGCCTCGTCGCTGGACCAGATCGGTCCGTTTGCCAAAACTGTGGAAGACGCCGCGCTGCTGCTGCAGGGCATAGTCGGCCACGACCGCCGTGACTCGACCTCGATCAATACACCGGTTCCGGATTACCGCGCCGCGCTCAAGACCGACAAAAAATGGCGTCTTGGCGTGCCCAAGGAATACTTTGGTGAAGGCCTCGATCCGGAGGTGCGCGCGGCGATTGACGCAGCGATCAAGTCCTACGAAAGCATGGGCCACGAGATCGTGGAAGTCAGCCTGCCGACCACCGAACTCGCCGTGCCGGTTTACTACATCCTGGCACCCGCGGAGGCGTCCTCGAATCTCTCCCGCTACGATGGCATTCGCTACGGCCACCGCAGCCAGAAGGCGAAGGACGCGATCGATGTTTACTACAAGAGTCGTGCAGAAGGTTTTGGTGCGGAGGTAAAGCGTCGCATCATCCTGGGTGCCTACGTGCTTTCGAGTGGTTATTACGACGCCTATTATTTGAAGGCGCAAAAGGCGCGCACGATCATCCGCAACGACTTCAATGCGGCCTTTGAAAAGTGCGACGCGCTGCTGACGCCCACCTCGCCAACGGCCGCATTTAAGGCCGGCGAGAAGACCGATGATCCGCTCTCGATGTATCTCTCGGACATCTTCACGATCAATGTGAACCTGGCCGGTTTGCCCGGGGTAAGCGTGCCCTGTGGTTTCACTTCGGGAGGTTTGCCAATCGGTCTGCAGATCATTGGTAAGGCTTTTGAGGAGGCCGAGATGCTCGCCATCGCTCATGCTTACGAGCAGCAACACGACTGGTCCAAGCGCATGCCTGCGCTCTAG
- the gatC gene encoding Asp-tRNA(Asn)/Glu-tRNA(Gln) amidotransferase subunit GatC: protein MAHTEIDIDKVAKLARLDLSDEEKQTYAAQLGQVLEHMEKLNALNLDDVEPTAHSFPLSNVLDEDEPQPGFTPEEALRNAPAARENQVVVPKVVE from the coding sequence ATGGCCCACACCGAAATAGACATCGACAAAGTCGCCAAGCTCGCGCGGCTGGATCTTTCCGACGAAGAAAAGCAAACCTACGCGGCGCAGCTCGGGCAGGTGCTGGAGCACATGGAAAAGCTCAACGCGCTCAATCTGGACGACGTCGAGCCCACGGCGCACTCCTTTCCGTTGAGCAATGTGCTCGATGAGGATGAGCCGCAGCCCGGCTTCACGCCGGAGGAAGCGCTGCGCAACGCGCCCGCCGCCCGCGAAAACCAAGTCGTCGTACCGAAGGTAGTGGAGTAA
- a CDS encoding PA2169 family four-helix-bundle protein, translated as MKDKYMSSVKSKLADNLKQITEYCNDSISGYESAADSIEEENTILAKQFKARAAERVILSQRLSNRLRDIGEDGEDSGTFRGAIHRGMLKLREIVSGKDVEAVVKECLRGENELQDLIVETKEECKTDGHTTDLLSQLNMHVDQSIRELEAIKA; from the coding sequence ATGAAAGATAAGTATATGTCATCCGTAAAATCCAAACTTGCCGACAATCTGAAACAGATCACCGAATACTGCAACGACTCGATCAGCGGCTACGAAAGCGCAGCTGACTCCATCGAGGAGGAAAACACGATCCTCGCGAAGCAGTTCAAGGCGCGTGCCGCCGAGCGAGTCATCCTCTCGCAACGCCTTTCCAACCGTTTGCGCGACATCGGCGAAGACGGCGAGGATAGCGGCACCTTCCGTGGCGCGATCCACCGCGGCATGCTCAAGCTCCGCGAAATCGTGAGCGGCAAGGATGTCGAGGCAGTCGTTAAGGAATGCCTTCGCGGCGAAAATGAGCTGCAGGATCTGATCGTGGAAACCAAGGAAGAGTGCAAGACCGACGGCCACACCACGGACTTGCTCAGCCAGCTCAACATGCACGTGGATCAGTCCATTCGCGAGTTAGAGGCCATCAAAGCCTAG
- a CDS encoding ferritin-like domain-containing protein: protein MNLEELYQEQLQDIYSAETQLVDFLHQVSWKARDNDLKKAFGDHLEETKGQKERLEKIFDRYAGVKPGGHACHAMKGLIREGKEALDTHGDSEIIDAHLVANAYRIEHYEIAAYTTAISMAKALGHDEDVKLLKENLSQENDASDELNKMADGGMFSKGLHEEAAS, encoded by the coding sequence ATGAACCTAGAAGAACTGTATCAAGAACAACTCCAAGACATTTATAGTGCCGAAACGCAGCTGGTGGACTTTCTCCATCAGGTTTCCTGGAAAGCCCGCGACAACGATTTGAAGAAGGCGTTCGGCGACCACCTCGAAGAAACCAAGGGCCAGAAGGAGCGCCTGGAAAAGATTTTTGATCGCTACGCTGGTGTGAAGCCCGGTGGTCACGCCTGCCACGCGATGAAGGGTCTGATTCGCGAAGGTAAGGAGGCCCTCGATACCCACGGCGACAGCGAGATCATCGACGCCCACCTCGTGGCCAATGCTTACCGCATTGAGCACTACGAAATCGCCGCCTACACAACCGCAATTTCGATGGCTAAGGCCCTCGGTCACGACGAGGACGTGAAGCTCCTCAAGGAAAACCTTAGCCAGGAAAACGACGCCAGCGACGAGCTTAACAAGATGGCCGATGGCGGAATGTTCTCCAAGGGCCTGCACGAAGAAGCGGCCAGCTAA
- the pheT gene encoding phenylalanine--tRNA ligase subunit beta codes for MKVSLNWLKNYVDLDASVDEICEALPMIGLEVESVETKGMPQIDNLVVGEVLSREQHPNADKLGVCMVKFAPDAEPTQIVCGASNYKVGDRIPVALVGAKLPGDFKIKKSKLRGVESNGMMCSAKELGLGDDHSGLMILTDRPEIGTPMNDIFKDSDTVIELELTANRGDCLSHIGVARELAAYFGKDLKTPEVSDASGQGNALISGVEVTTDGCPYYTARSIKGVKIAESPEWLKKALTAIGQRPINNVVDVTNYVLMETGQPLHAFDAGKIKGGKIIVRQAKEGEPITTLDEKERKLSEQMMVIADAKRPLVVAGVMGSLDAEVDDNTVDIVLESAWFQPGSVRWTTRRLNLFSDSSHRFTRDVDPAGVEYAAKRAIDLILEVAGGEVVGDPIVVGEPPRGDRTIDITGDYVRQVCGFTVKDAEIESAFKRLGFVVQSDSASQSEGVAWQVTVPSFRPEVDRPIDLVEEFVRLYGTAKIPEGAVKATGLTRDDAPLAKYNRLTANFLASNGFAECSHYTLVDGDQLGAFEYGDQYPNLKLANPLTSEMGHLRASLIPGLVKAAQLNQSRGNSPTRFFETGRVFRWGEGEIFEIASIAFLWRADGEGRQWRERGAPDFYSAKAMVENLLGLGGFKTPQWDTTDHPAWQAGQSGGAGCWFKGQSMVRAGLLDMQMLKAMEVDGLWLGGEILFLAARQPKSDKATRFQGFSDYPGSEKDLALVVDAALPAEDVRKALAKAADKSTAGAFGVEAVEVFDVYTGTGLPEGKKSLAFSIRYRSPERTLKDKEVNSAFDAVQKAMKEAGYEVRG; via the coding sequence ATGAAAGTATCTTTAAACTGGCTGAAAAACTACGTCGATCTCGACGCCTCCGTGGATGAAATCTGCGAGGCCCTGCCGATGATCGGCTTGGAAGTGGAGTCCGTCGAAACTAAGGGCATGCCCCAGATCGACAACCTTGTCGTGGGCGAAGTCTTGAGCCGCGAGCAGCACCCCAATGCGGACAAGCTGGGCGTGTGCATGGTGAAGTTTGCCCCCGACGCCGAGCCGACGCAGATCGTTTGCGGCGCGTCGAACTACAAGGTGGGCGACCGCATCCCTGTCGCATTGGTAGGCGCGAAGCTGCCGGGCGATTTCAAGATCAAGAAGAGCAAGCTGCGCGGCGTTGAGTCCAACGGCATGATGTGCTCCGCCAAAGAGCTGGGTCTCGGCGATGACCACAGCGGCCTGATGATCCTGACCGACCGTCCGGAAATCGGCACGCCGATGAACGACATTTTTAAGGACAGCGACACCGTCATCGAGCTGGAGCTGACCGCTAATCGCGGCGACTGCCTGAGCCACATCGGCGTGGCGCGCGAGCTTGCAGCCTACTTTGGCAAGGATTTGAAAACGCCGGAAGTTTCCGACGCATCGGGTCAGGGCAATGCGCTGATCAGCGGCGTGGAAGTGACGACCGATGGCTGCCCGTATTACACCGCGCGCAGCATTAAGGGCGTGAAAATTGCCGAGAGCCCCGAGTGGCTGAAGAAGGCACTGACCGCCATTGGCCAGCGCCCGATTAACAACGTGGTGGACGTTACCAATTACGTGCTGATGGAAACCGGCCAGCCACTGCACGCGTTCGACGCGGGTAAAATCAAGGGTGGCAAGATCATCGTTCGCCAAGCCAAGGAAGGCGAGCCGATCACCACGCTCGACGAAAAGGAGCGTAAGCTGAGCGAGCAGATGATGGTCATTGCCGATGCCAAGCGCCCGCTGGTCGTGGCCGGTGTCATGGGCAGCCTTGATGCGGAAGTCGACGACAACACGGTGGATATCGTGCTCGAAAGCGCGTGGTTCCAGCCGGGCTCCGTGCGTTGGACCACACGCCGCCTGAATCTCTTTTCCGACAGCTCGCACCGCTTCACGCGCGATGTTGATCCGGCAGGTGTCGAGTATGCCGCCAAGCGCGCGATCGATTTGATTCTCGAAGTTGCCGGAGGCGAAGTCGTCGGCGATCCAATCGTTGTTGGCGAGCCGCCGCGTGGCGACCGCACCATCGACATCACCGGTGATTACGTGCGCCAGGTCTGCGGCTTCACCGTGAAGGACGCCGAGATCGAGTCGGCTTTTAAACGCTTGGGCTTTGTCGTGCAAAGTGACTCTGCATCGCAAAGTGAAGGCGTTGCCTGGCAAGTGACCGTTCCGAGCTTCCGCCCGGAGGTGGATCGCCCGATCGACCTAGTGGAAGAATTCGTCCGCCTCTACGGCACGGCGAAGATCCCCGAAGGCGCAGTTAAGGCAACGGGCCTCACCCGCGACGATGCGCCACTGGCCAAGTATAATCGCCTCACTGCCAATTTCCTGGCTTCAAATGGCTTTGCCGAGTGCTCGCACTACACGCTGGTCGACGGCGATCAGCTGGGTGCCTTTGAATACGGCGATCAATACCCGAACCTCAAACTGGCCAATCCGCTGACTTCGGAGATGGGCCACCTGCGCGCATCGCTGATCCCGGGCTTGGTCAAGGCTGCGCAGCTCAACCAAAGCCGCGGCAATTCACCAACGCGCTTCTTCGAGACGGGCCGCGTGTTCCGTTGGGGCGAAGGCGAAATTTTTGAAATCGCGAGCATTGCCTTCCTCTGGCGTGCGGATGGCGAAGGACGCCAGTGGCGCGAGCGCGGCGCTCCGGATTTCTATTCGGCGAAGGCCATGGTTGAGAATTTGCTCGGCCTCGGTGGCTTCAAGACGCCGCAGTGGGATACGACGGATCACCCCGCGTGGCAAGCTGGTCAGAGCGGCGGTGCCGGTTGCTGGTTCAAGGGCCAGTCGATGGTCCGCGCCGGCCTGTTGGACATGCAGATGCTCAAGGCAATGGAGGTCGACGGCCTGTGGCTCGGTGGCGAAATCCTTTTCCTCGCCGCGCGTCAACCGAAGTCCGACAAGGCAACGCGTTTCCAAGGCTTCAGTGATTATCCGGGCAGCGAGAAGGACCTCGCACTGGTGGTCGATGCTGCCTTGCCCGCGGAAGATGTTCGCAAAGCATTGGCCAAGGCCGCAGACAAATCCACCGCCGGCGCCTTTGGCGTGGAGGCCGTGGAAGTGTTCGATGTTTACACGGGCACGGGTCTGCCCGAGGGCAAGAAGAGCCTGGCCTTCAGCATTCGCTACCGTAGCCCTGAGCGCACGCTCAAGGATAAGGAGGTAAACTCCGCCTTCGACGCCGTTCAAAAAGCGATGAAAGAGGCCGGCTACGAAGTGCGCGGATAA
- a CDS encoding GxxExxY protein encodes MHPKYQRANELSKLAIGAGIEVHRDKGPGLIESIYEKCFAHELTLQGIRWDSQQPVRISYKDLTFEEPLRYDVLIESCLLIELKAVEKILPIHRAQLMSYMKLLDVPLGLIMNFNSVKLTDDIHRMLLPGSAD; translated from the coding sequence GTGCATCCGAAATATCAAAGGGCGAATGAATTAAGCAAGCTGGCGATTGGAGCGGGCATTGAAGTTCATCGCGACAAGGGGCCTGGCTTGATTGAGTCCATTTATGAAAAGTGCTTTGCACATGAGCTTACGTTACAGGGCATTCGCTGGGACTCTCAGCAGCCCGTGCGTATTTCTTACAAAGACCTCACTTTCGAGGAGCCTTTGCGTTACGATGTTTTAATCGAAAGCTGCCTACTCATTGAATTAAAAGCGGTTGAAAAAATTTTACCAATCCACAGGGCACAACTCATGAGCTACATGAAGTTACTGGATGTTCCCTTAGGGCTGATCATGAATTTCAATTCCGTCAAACTTACCGATGATATTCATCGGATGCTGCTGCCTGGTTCAGCAGATTGA
- the pheS gene encoding phenylalanine--tRNA ligase subunit alpha codes for MKEQLQAILTEVESAIPGIAKRPDFEAFKATISGPKGKLTDILKGMKDVPKEDRPAMGKIINEYKVQIEALYEQALAKLEELELAARIGPPIDPTLPSPDPTAGLLHPLTQTRRLMDDVFRKIGFTVAEGPEVESEWFCFDALNTPEDHPARDEQDTLFMPEGAKLGNVTKHGDERYILRSHTSTVQIRTMLAEKPPLRIISPGRVFRRDTTDATHSANFHQCEGLYVDREVTIKDLKAVLDYFVAEIFGKGSKVRLRPSFFPFTEPSFELDMMTPNLGKLSNQWIELGGCGMVDPKVFDAVGINPNKWTGFAFGMGVERIAMIIHGIDDIRHFYNNDLRFLRQFA; via the coding sequence ATGAAGGAACAACTCCAGGCAATTCTCACTGAAGTCGAAAGCGCCATCCCCGGCATCGCCAAGCGACCGGATTTCGAGGCGTTTAAGGCCACTATTTCTGGTCCCAAAGGCAAGCTGACGGACATCCTCAAAGGCATGAAAGATGTGCCCAAGGAAGACCGCCCCGCCATGGGCAAGATCATCAACGAATATAAAGTGCAGATCGAGGCCCTCTACGAGCAGGCCCTCGCCAAGCTGGAGGAGCTCGAGCTCGCGGCCCGCATTGGCCCGCCGATCGACCCCACGCTGCCCAGCCCGGACCCGACCGCCGGCCTGCTGCACCCGCTGACGCAGACCCGCCGCCTGATGGACGACGTGTTCCGCAAGATCGGCTTCACCGTGGCCGAAGGCCCCGAGGTCGAGAGCGAGTGGTTCTGTTTTGACGCGTTGAACACGCCTGAGGACCACCCCGCCCGCGATGAGCAGGACACGCTTTTCATGCCCGAGGGTGCCAAGCTGGGCAACGTGACCAAGCACGGCGACGAGCGTTACATTCTGCGCTCGCACACCTCCACGGTGCAGATCCGCACGATGCTCGCCGAGAAGCCGCCGCTGCGCATTATCTCGCCCGGCCGCGTGTTCCGCCGCGACACCACCGACGCCACGCACAGCGCGAACTTCCACCAGTGCGAGGGCCTTTACGTCGACCGTGAGGTAACGATCAAGGACCTCAAGGCGGTGTTGGATTACTTCGTGGCGGAAATCTTTGGCAAGGGCTCCAAGGTCCGCCTGCGCCCGAGCTTTTTCCCGTTCACCGAGCCGTCCTTCGAGCTCGATATGATGACCCCCAACCTCGGCAAGCTCTCGAACCAGTGGATCGAGCTCGGCGGCTGCGGCATGGTCGACCCCAAGGTCTTCGACGCCGTCGGCATCAACCCGAACAAGTGGACCGGCTTCGCATTCGGTATGGGCGTCGAGCGCATAGCCATGATTATACACGGCATCGACGACATTCGCCACTTCTACAACAACGACCTCCGCTTCCTGCGTCAGTTCGCGTAG